Within Micromonospora parathelypteridis, the genomic segment GCAGGGCCGCGCCGTAGGTGATCGCCTTGTGGATTGAGCCGGGGTCGACGATGAAGCTGGTCGCCGCGTCCTCCCGGGCGACCGGGTCGCTCGGGAGCGGCTTCGCCGCGCTGTAGGTGGGATTACTGGCCTGGGCCAGCACCGCGCCGGAGGGAATCTCGATGATCACGGCCGCGCCGGTGCCGCCCCGCAGCTGGGCCATGCCCGCGCTGAGGATCTGCTGCGTCCGGAACTGCAGGTCACGATCGAGGGTGAGGCGCAGGGAACTACCCGGCTTGGCGGGCGTGGTCCGGTTGTAGCCGCCCGGAATCGCCGCGTCGAGGTCGCGGCGGCCGGCCTCGTACACCCGCTTGCCGTCCTGTCCGGCGAGCAGGTCGTCGTAGCGGGCCTCCAGCCCCTCCAACCCGGTCATGTCCTGGCTGGTGAAGCCGATCAGGTTGGCTGCCAGGTCACCGCCGGGCACGTCGCGGCGTTCGTCGCGGTGCACCCCGATCCCGGGCAGTTCCAGCGCCTGCACCTGCTTGGCGGTCGAGATCTCCACCCCTCGGGCCAGGTACACGAATCGGGACTCGTTGCCGTTCTCCAGCTTGCGGGGCTTGAGCAGATCGGCGAGCTTCGACGCCGGGATCGCGAGCAGTGGTGAGAGCGCCTTGGCGGTGCCGGCCGGGTCCTCGACCTCGGTGGGGTCGGCGAACACGTACCGCGCCTCGACGCTGCGAACCAGCAGGGCGCCGGTGCTGTCGTAGATCGCTCCCCGCGGCGCGGGCAGCTCGACCGTGCGGAGGCGGTCGGAGATGCCGCCGCCGGCGTACGCCGGGGTGTCGACCGCCTGAAGGAAGATCAGCCGGATTCCGATGGTGGCGAACAGCGTCAGGGCGAGCGCGGTGCCCAGCCGCAGCCGCAGCCGCGAGTCGGCCAGCTTCGGGGGACGCGGTGGCTTGCGCGACGGCCGGCGGGCCGCCGGGCGGTCGCCGCGCCGCGGCGCGCGCGGCGTGGTCCGGCGGCGTGGCGGCGGCTCGTCGACGCCCGGGCCCCGGGGGGTACGCGGCGCGACGGTGCGCACGACACCCCCGCGTCCGGCGGCCGGGGCGTCGCGCCGGCCGGCCCTGGCGGCGGCCCGACCGCCGTCGAGCACCTGCAACGCCGGTCGGAACGGGTCACCGGATCGGGTGCTGCGCGGTGTACGCCGCTGCTCGGCGCCCACGCTGCGGGGTGGGGTGCCGCGGTCCTCGCGGACGGTCCGACCCCTCGGCGTGTACGCCCGGGCGCCGGAGATGCCCCCGATGCCCGGCTCGCCGGTGCGCGGCTCGCCGTCGGTGGGGCCTGCGTCACGCGAAGAACCGCGCCGGGCCCCTTTCGGGTCCCGGCGCGGCTCGTCCGACCTTGGTGCCACCGGTCAGCCTCCCGCACCCTGGCTGGTCACCGACGGCTGGCCGCTCGCCGGCTGCGGCACGCCGATCGTCTTGCCGTCCGGCAGCCGGACGTAGCCCGGCTCGCCAGCGTCGACCAGACCCAGCCGCCGTGCCTCGGCGGTCAGGTTGCCCGGCGCCTCGGCGTCGGCGATCTGCTTGTCGAGCTGCTGCTTCTCCACGTCCAGTCGAGCCTGCTGCTGCTGCAACCGCTCCAACCGGAACGCGTTCTCGTTGATCTTGGTGTTGACCGCCAGGATGCCCAGCACCCCACCGACCACCAGCACCACGATCAGCGCCGCGAACGGCGCGCGCGGCACCGACACCGGCGGCGGCGGCGCCACCCGCAACCGCGGCGGGCGGGCGCTGGCGGCGTTGCCGGCCTTCTCGACCGGCCGCAGCGCGGCGGCGCCCTGAGTCGGGAACTCGCGCGCCCCCCGGGCGCGAGTCTCCCCCTGCCGGTTCACTCGATCGATGCGTGGCGTACCGTTTCCGAGGCGCGGAGCCCGCTCCGCCGCGGTCCGGCCCCCCGACCGCGGTGTGCGCTGCCCGCCGCCGGTGACGTCCCGGCGGTCGCGCTTGTCAATGTTCATGTCCCTCCCCCTCAACATCCCGTCCCTCTGCCGTCCCGGTGCCCCTGACCCCCCACGGATCAGGCGGACCCCGTGCCCGGTTGGTGCATTCCCTTCACCCGTCGGCGAGACCGTTCGCGGTCGGTCCGCCCTTGCTCTGTCGCGTTCGGGTCGAGCCGTTCCGCGGCCCGCAACCGCACCGATGCGGCGCGCGGGTTCGCGGCGACCTCCGCCTCCCCGGGCAGTTCGGCGCCCCGGCTGAGCAGCCGGAACGTCGGACCGGACCCGGGAAGCTCGACCGGGAGGTCGACCGGGCCCTTGTTGCGGACCCGGTCCGCGAGCGCCGCCTTGGTGAGCCTGTCCTCCAGGGAGTGGTAGGACAGGACCACCATGCGACCGCCCACGGTCAGTGCGTCGAGTGCGGACGGCAGCGCTGTCTCCAGCGCTGCCAGCTCTCTGTTTACCTCGATCCGTAAAGCCTGAAACGTTCTCTTTGCCGGGTGCCCACCCGTTCGTCGGGCTGGTGCCGGAATGGAGTCCCGAACCAGCTCCGCCAACAGCGCCGACGAGGTGATCCGGGCGCGTTCCCGCTCCCGGATGATCGCCGAGGCGATCCGGCCGGCGAACTTCTCCTCGCCGTAGACCCGCAGCACCCGGGCCAGGTCCGGATGCGCGTAGGTGTTGACCACCTCTTCGGCGGTCACCCCCCGGGTCTGGTCCATCCGCATGTCCAGCGGAGCGTCCTGGGCGTACGCGAACCCGCGGTCGGGCGCGTCCAACTGCAGCGACGAGACGCCCAGGTCGAACAGGATCCCGTCGATGCCCGGATAGCCCAGCCGGTCCAGCACATCGGGCAGTTCGTCGTAGACGGCGTGCTCCAGATGCACCCGATCGGCGAACCGGGCCAGCCGGACCCGCGCGTGAGCGAGCGCCTCGGTGTCCCGGTCGAGCCCGATCAGGACCGTCTCCGGGTGCGCCTCGAGCACCGCCTCCGCGTGCCCGGCCAGGCCGAGCGTCGCGTCGACGTGGACCGTACGGCCGCCTCGACCCAGCGCGGGGGCCAGCAGCTCAAGACACCGCTCAAGCAGCACCGGCACGTGCGTGCCGCGCAACTCCCCCATGTTGACCCCCACTGGTTGAAACGTCCGTTCTCCTCGTGCGCCTGTCGTCGGACGGCGCTGCCGTCGTACCGCCAGATCCCCATCCGCTCCCGCCGGACACCGGACCGTCGCCCGATGACTGGATCGTGCGCCTGGCACCGGGGAAGTGATGCCAGGAACTCGAAAGCGGCTGGAGATCTCGCAGTACGTCGGGCGCCGTTCCGCCCTACAGACCGCCGGGCAGCACCCCCTCCTCGATGTCGGCGAAGTCGTCTTCGCTCTCGGCGAGGTAGGTCTCCCAGGCGACCTTGTCCCAGATCTCCACCCGCGTGCTCGCGCCGATCACCACCAGCTCACGGTCCAGCGCGGCGTACGCCCGCAGGTGGGCAGGGATGGTCACCCGTCCCTGCTTGTCCGGAACCTCGTCGTGCGCGCTGGCGAAGAAGACCCGGCTGTAGGCCCGGGCCGCCTTGTGCGTCATCGGCTGCGCGCGCAACTGCTCCGCGATCCGCTGGAACTCAGGGGTCGGGAAGACGTAGAGGCAGCGCTCCTGCCCTTTGGTGACCACGACACCCCCCGCCAGCTCATCCCGGAACTTGGCCGGAAGGATCAACCGGCCCTTTTCGTCCAGGCGTGGAGTGTGGGTGCCGAGAAACAACGGCCCTACCCCCTCGCCCCTGAGCGGCGTTCGCGGCGCCGCTGACCCCCCGGGCCGGTGAGCCCTCCCGGCCTCACCATTGGTCCCCACTCTACTCCACTTCCCTCCACCCGCAACCAGAATCGCCCGCGTGGCGTGACCGATCGGAGGGCAAAACCGCACGTCACAAGGGGTGGAGCGGAGTGGAGGGCCACGGCGGCCCCCCGGCGTGGTCCGCTTTCCGACATAGATCGACTCCGTCCGGCGGACGCCCACCTGGCCGCGCGCGCAGCCACCACGGCCGAACGGTTCACCGTCGGCGGCGATCTGGTGAGGCGGGCGGTCCGGTAACCTCGCTCGCGTGACGGACGCGAAAATGCCCCTACGGGCCAAGGTGGCCAGCTCCGTGTCACGGACCGCCGCGGCACTCTCCCGGGCGGCCGGCCGTGGCGACGGTTCGGTGATCGGCGGATGGATCGGCCTGAAGATCGACCCGGACCTGCTGGCCCACCTGTCGGCCGGGCGTGCGATCGCGCTCGTCTCCGGCACCAACGGCAAGACCACCACCACGCGGCTGACCTCCGCCGCGGTCGGCGTGCTCGGCCGGGTCGCCACCAACTCGTTCGGCGCCAACATGCCCAGCGGGCACACGTCGGCGCTGGCCAAGGCCGGCAGCACCCCGTACGCGGTGCTGGAGGTCGACGAGCACTACCTCGCCCAGGTGCTGGAGGCGACCGAGCCGCACGTCGTCGCGCTGCTCAACCTCTCCCGCGACCAGCTCGACCGCGCCAAGGAGGTCGCCATGATGGCGCAGCTCTGGCGCGCGGCACTGGTCCGGCACACCAACGTCCGGGTGGTGGCCAACGCCGACGACCCGATGGTGGTCTGGGCGGCCACCCCTCCGGCCGACCCCGCCCGCGGCATCAACCCGCCGCACGTGACCTGGTTCAGCGCCGGCCAGCGCTGGCACGACGACTCCTGGGTCTGCCCGGAGTGCGGCTCCACCATCCAGCGATCCGGCGACCAGTGGTGGTGCACCGGCTGTGCGCTGCGCCGGCCGGAGCCGCAGTGGGTCGTCGAGGACGAGGGCGTGCTCGACCCCACCGGCGCCTGGCACAAGGTCTCCCTCCAACTGCCCGGCAAGGTCAACCTCGGCAACGCGGCGACCGCGCTGGCCGTGGCCGCCGAGTTCGGCGTCCGCCCGGTCGACGCGGTGTCCCGCCTCGGCATCGTCACCTCGGTCGCCGGCCGCTACGCGCAGGTCGACAAGGACGGGCGCAACATCCGGCTGCTGCTGGCCAAGAACCCGGCCAGTTGGCTGGAGGCCTTCGACATGGCCGACGACGCGCCGACCCTGCTCTCCATCAACGCGCGCGACCCCGACGGTCTCGACACCTCCTGGCTCTTCGACGTCGACTTCGCCCCGCTCCGCGGCCGGCAGGTGCTGATCACCGGCGACCGGGCGTACGACCTGGCGGTCCGACTGGACGTCAACGACGTGCCGTTCCAGCACGTACGCGCCTTCGACGAAGCGATCCGGTCGGTTCCGCCCGGGCGGTTGGAGGTCATCGCGAACTACACCGCGTTCCAGGACATCCGAGCGGAGTTGGACCGTGTCATCTGAGAGCCTGCGCATCGTCTGGATCTACCCCGACCTGCTCTCCACCTACGGCGACCGGGGCAACGCCCTGATCCTCGCCCGCCGGGCCCGCCAACGCGGCATGCCGGTCGAGGTGCTGGAGGTCCGCTCCGACCAGCAACTGCCGGCGACCGCCGACATCTACCTGGTCGGCGGCGGCGAGGACGGCCCGCAGGCGCTGGGCGCCCAGCGCCTGCTCGCCGACGGCGGTCTGCACCGGGCGGTCGCCCAGGGTTCGGTGGTGTTCGGCGTCTGCGCCGGCTACCAACTACTCGGCACCTCCTTCTTCGCCAAGGGCGTGCAGTGCCGTGGCCTGGAGCTGCTCGACCTGCAGTCCGACCGGGGCGAGAGCCGGGCCGTCGGCGAGCTGGCCGGTGAGATCGACCCCCGGCTGGGCCTGCCCCCGCTGACCGGTTTCGAGAACCATGGCGGCCGCACCCACCTCGGCCCGGAGGTCTCCCCGCTGGCCCGGGTCACCGCCGGGGTGGGCAACGACGGCGCGACCGAGGGCGCGTGGCGCGGCAAGCTGCTCGGCACCTATTCACACGGCCCGGCGCTGGCCCGCAACCCGGCCCTGGCCGACCTGCTGCTGCGCTGGGCCACCGGAGCACACCAGCTCCCGCCGCTGGACGACACCTGGTCGGACCGGCTCCGTAACGAGCGCCGCTCCGCAGTGGCCGCCGCCCGGGCATGATCCGTGCCGTCCGGCGGCTGCTCCGGCAGCCGTCGGCAGCCCGGTTCGCCCTGCTCGTGCTGCTGATCGGCGGCTGCGGGCTACTGCTGCTCCTGGTGCCCCGGCCGGATCCGGAGCGGCTGCCGCTGCTGGCCGACCGGCTGGGCGACCTCGCCCCGGTGGCGGCGATCCTCGGCGGGGCGCTGCTGCTGGTCGCGCTGGTCCCCCGGACCTTCATCACGCTCGCCGCGGGCGCGATCTTCGGCCCGCTGGAGGGTGCCGGGTACGCCCTCGGCGCCGCGCTGGTGGCCGCGGCGATCGGGTTCACGGTCGGCCGGCTGCTCGGCCGGGAGTTCGTAGCCGAACGGGTCCGTGGTCGCCTGGCCCGCCTCGACGGCTGGTTCGCCCGGCAGAGCGTGGTCGGTGTGATCACCGTCCGACTGCTGCCGATCGCCGGCTTCGGGCTGGTCAGCTACGGCTACGGCACGACCGGAGCCCGGGTGCTGCCGTTCCTGGCCGGCAGCGTCATCGCCTCCGCGCCGACCGCCTTCGGCTACGCGGCGATCGGCGCGGCGGTCAGCTCCCCCGGCCACGTCAACTGGTACGCCGCCGCCCCGTCCAGCCTCGGTGTGATCGCCAGCCTGGTGCTCGTCCACCGGTGGTGGCGCGCCGAGCGACGACGCCGTCGCCTGCCGGTGTGACCGTGCCCGAGCCGACCGACAGCCCTGCCGAGGAGCCGCTCGCCGGTGGTTTCGTCGCCGACGTGGTTCGGGTCGGTGACACGGTACGACGTACCCCGCCAGCCAACCTGGACTTCGTCGGCGCGTTGCTGCACCACCTCGCCGGGGTGGGCGCGGACCTCGCGCCCCGCCACCTCGGCGTCGACGCGCGTGGGCGGCAGATGCTCGGCTACGTCGCGGGGAGGGTGCCGTGGCGGGACTCCGAGGATCCGGCGTTCTTCGCCGACGCGGCGCTGGTGCGGCTGGCCGAGCTGATCCGGCGGCTGCACGACGCGTGTGCGGGCACCGACCTGGCCGGTGACGCCGAGACCGTGTGTCACCGCGACCTGTCGCCGAAGAACACGGTGTACCGGGACTTCCCGGCTGGGCCGCTCCCGGTGGCCTTCCTCGACTGGGACCTGGCTGCCCCGGGCCGTCGGATCGAGGACGTGGCGTTCGCCGGCTGGCACTGGGCCCCGCTGGGCGACGGCGCCGATCCCGCCGAGCTGGGCCGGCGTTGTCGCGTGCTCTGCGACGCCTACGACGCGGCCGGCCCCGGGCTGCTGCCCCGAGGGGAGCTGACAGACGTGATGCTCCGCCAGATCGAGAGCACCTGGCGCACCATCGACACCAGCACCGACCCAGCCATGCGACGCCTCCGCAAGGCAGGCATAGGCGCGCTGATCGCCCATTGGCAAGACTGGCTAAAAACCAATCGCCCCGTGGCAGAGGCGGCGCTGGCCCCCTGACCCCGCGATCTTGCACTTTCTGTCCCGACAAACCGCCCGAAAGAGGGCGAACCAGGGACCGAAAGTGCAAGATCGCGGGGGTCGGTTACGCGACTACGGAGACCATCCGGCCCTTGACCACGATGACCTTGCGGGGTTCCTTGCCGGCCAGGGTGGCGGCCACCGCGTCCAGGGCCGCCGCGCGGACGGTCTCCTCAGCGGCGTCGGCGGGGACCTCGATGCGGCCACGGACCTTCCCGTTGACCTGCACCGGATAGGTCACCGTGTCGGCTACCAGCAGCGCCGGGTCGGCGGTCGGGAAGTCCGCGTACGTCAGCGAGGTGTCGTGGCCCAGCTTGCGCCACAGCTCCTCGGCCAGGTGCGGGGCGAACGGCGCCACCATCAGCACCAGCGGTTCGGCCACCTCGCGGGGCGTGGCCGACAGTTGGGTCAACCCGTTGGTCAGCTCGATCAGCTTGGCGATCGCGGTGTTGAACCGGATGCCGTCCATGTCGCCACGGACCCCGTCGATCACCTTGTGCAGCAACCGGCGGGTCGCCTCGTCGGCCGGGTCCTCGGTGACCCGCAGGGCACCGGTCTGCTCGTCGACGACGGCCCGCCAGACCCGCTGCAGGAAGCGGTACGAGCCGACCACGGCCCGGGTCTCCCAGGGGCGGGACACCTCCAGCGGGCCCATCGACATCTCGTACACCCGGAAGGTGTCCGCACCGTAGGCGGCGCACATGTCGTCGGGGGTCACCACGTTCTTCAGCGACTTGCCCATCTTGCCGTACTCGCGGTTGACCGCCAGGTCGCCCAGGTAGTAAGCGCCGTCGCGCTCCATGACCTCCTCGGCCTGCACGTAGCTGCCGCGCGAGTCGGTGTACGCGTACGCCTGGATCATGCCCTGGTTGAACAGCTTGCGGAACGGCTCGAACGACGACACGTGCCCCAGGTCGAACAGCACCTTGTGCCAGAAGCGCGCGTACAGCAGGTGCAGCACGGCGTGCTCGGCGCCGCCGACGTACAGGTCGGTGCCTCCGCAGTCGCCGTCGCCGCGCGGACCCATCCAGTAGCGCTCGTTCTCGGTGTCGACGAACCGCTCGCTGTTGGTCGGGTCCAGATAGCGCAGCTCGTACCAGCAGGAGCCGGCCCACTGCGGCATCACGTTGGTTTCCCGGGTGTAGCGCTTCGGCCCGTCACCCAGGTCCAACTCGACCTCGACCCAGTCGCGCCGCCGGGACAGCGGCGTCTCCGGGTTGCTGTTCGCGTCGTCGGCGTCGAACGTCTTCGGGGAGAAGTCGTCCACCTCCGGCAGCTCGACCGGCAGCATCTCCTCCGGCAGGGCGATCGCCGCGCCGGTCTCGTCGTAGACGATCGGGAACGGCTCACCCCAGTAGCGCTGGCGCGAGAACAGCCAGTCACGCAGCCGGTAGGTCACCGCGCCGGTGCCGTGCCCGTTCGCCTCCAGCCAGGTGATGATCGCCGCCTTGGCGTCGGCGACCCCCAGGCCGTTCAGGTCCAGGCCGCGCTCGGGCGCGGCGCTGTTGACCGCCGGGCCGTCCCCGGTGTACGCCTTGCCGTCGAAGCCCTCCGCCGGCTGCACGGTACGCACGATGGGCAGCTCGAAGACCTCGGCGAACGCCCAGTCCCGCTCATCCTGGGCCGGCACCGCCATGATCGCGCCGGTGCCGTAACCGGCCAGCACGTAGTCGGCGATGAAGATCGGGATCTGCCCGCCGGTGACCGGGTTGGTGGCGTACGCGCCGATGAAGACGCCGGTCTTCTCCTTGGTGTCGGACTGCCGCTCGACGTCGGTCTTGGCCGCCGCCGCCTTGCGGTACGCCTCGACGGCCTCCCGGGGGCTGGCGTGCCCGCCGGTCCAGCTGTCCCTCGTCCCGTCCGGCCAGGCCGCCGGTGCCAGCGCGTCGACCAGCTCGTGCTCGGGCGCCAGCACCATGTAGGTGGCGCCGAAGACGGTGTCCGGCCGGGTCGTGAACACCCGCACCGGGTCCGTCGCGGTGGGGAAGTCGATGTGGGCGCCGGTGGAGCGGCCGATCCAGTTGCGCTGCATCAGCTTGATCGGCTCGGGCCAGTCCAGGCTGTCCAGATCGTCCAGCAGCCGATCGCCGTACGCGGTGATCCGCATCATCCACTGCTTCAGGTTGCGCTTGAAGACCGGGAAGTTGCCCCGCTCGGAACGGCCGTCGGCGGTGACCTCCTCGTTGGCCAGCACGGTGCCCAGCCCCGGGCACCAGTTCACCGGGGCCTGCGAGACGTACGCCAGTCGGTGGTCGTCGACGACCTGGCGGCGCTCGGCCACGCTCAGCTCGGCCCAGGCGCGGCCGTCCGGGGTGGGCCGGTTACCGCCCTCGAACTCGGCGATCAGCTCGGCGATCGGGCGTGCTCGGCCCGCGTCGCGGTCGTACCAGGAGTTGAAGATCTGCAGGAAGATCCACTGGGTCCACCGGTAGAAGTCGGTGTCGATGGTGGCCACCGAGCGGCGCTCGTCGTGCGCCAGCCCCAGCCGGCGCAGCTGCGCCTTGTACCGCTCGATGTTCGCCACGGTGGTGGTCCTGGGGTGGGTGCCGGTCTGCACCGCGTACTGCTCGGCGGGCAGGCCGAACGCGTCGAAGCCCATCGCGTGCAGCACGTTGCGGCCGGCCATCCGCTGGTAGCGGGCGTAGCAGTCGGTGCCGATGTAGCCCAGCGGGTGACCGACGTGCAGGCCGGCACCGGACGGGTACGGGAACATGTCCAGCACGTACAGCTTCTCCGCGCCGGCGCGGGGATGGGTCGGGTCGGCCAGCGGGCCGGTCGGGTTCGGTGCGTGGAAGGTGCCCTCGCGCGCCCAGGTGTCCTGCCAACGGATCTCGATCTCGTCGGCCAGGGCCGCGGTGTACCGGAACGGGGGAATGTCGCCCGCCGGTGCGGCTGCCTCACTCATCGTCTCTCCTCGCTTCGCTTCGCTTCGTCTCGGCACCGCCGGGCCGGGCCGGCGGCGTTCGTCTCGGCACCACCGGGCCGGGCCGGCGGCGGGCACAAAAAAGCCCCTCGCACAGGAGGGGCCGCCGTGCTGTCGCGCGTTCAGCGCATCAGCACGGCCCGGTAAGAAGCAGGAAGACTCCGGCCATGTCCGGCAGTCTACCCCGCCGACGGTTCGGCCTGCGGGCCCCCGGGCCGCGCCGAGCCGGGTCCCCCGACGCGACGAATATCGGGGCGTAACCGACGGACTACCTGCGGGGGTCGGCGATAACGACAAACATGGTTAGCCTGAGAGGCTAGTGAGAATCCTGCGGCAAAAGAGGCTCGACGTCGCGAACCCAACGGCGGGTCCAGGTGCTCTCTACAGAGCTGCCGTGACGGCGACGAGGAGGAGGCCCGTGACACAACAGACCTGGGACGAGGTGGGCGGCCTATTGCCGCACGACGAGTTCCGCGCCGCCAGCGAGGCCATCGTGGCCAACATCGAGCAGGTCATCGAGGGAAAGACCGCCACCGTGCGGCTCGCCCTGGCCGTGCTGCTCGCCGAGGGTCACCTCCTGATCGAAGACGTCCCGGGTGTCGGCAAGACCAAGCTGGCCAAGGCCCTCGCGCGGTCCATCGACTGCACGGTACGACGGATCCAGTTCACCCCCGACCTGCTGCCCAGCGACGTCACCGGTGTCAGCGTCTACAACCAGGAGACGCACGACTTCGAGTTCCGCCCCGGGGCCGTGTTCGCCAACCTGGTGGTCGGCGACGAGATCAACCGGGCCTCACCGAAGACCCAGTCGGCGTTGCTGGAGTGCATGGAGGAGCGGCAGGTCACCGTCGACGGCGTGACGTACCAGCTGCAGACCCCCTTCATGGTCATCGCCACGCAGAACCCGATCGAGATGGAGGGGACCTACCCGCTGCCCGAGGCGCAGCGCGACCGGTTCACCGCCCGCATCGCGATGGGTTACCCGGACTCCGGCGCGGAGCTGGCCATGCTCGACGGACACGGCGGCACGGACCCGCTCAACGAGCTCCGCCCGGTCTCCGACGCGGCGATCGTCCGGCAACTCATCGCCACCGTCCGGCAGGTGCACGTGGCGGACGCGGTCAAGCAGTATGCGATCGACCTGGTCACCGCCACCCGGGAAGCCCCCGACCTGCGGCTCGGCGCCTCCCCCCGAGCGACCCTGCAACTGCTGCGCACCGCCCGGGCGGTCGCCGCCCTGGAGGGCCGCGACTACGTCCTCCCCGACGATCTGCAGGCGCTGGCGGTGCCGGTGCTCGCGCACCGGATCATCCCGACCGCCGACGCGCAGCTCGCCCGACGCACCACCGACGCGATCGTCTCCGAGTTGGTGCACCGTCTGCCACTGCCACACGACCGGCAGCGCAACCCGTACGACACCCGGCCCGCTTCCGGCAACGGCCGCGCGCCCTACGAGCCGCGGAGGCCATGACGTGCGTGCCGGGCTGCGCGGGCTGACCACCCGCGGGCGCTCCTTCCTCGCCGCGGCGGTCGCGGCAGCGATCTCGGCCGGCATCCTCGGCGAGAAGGACCTGCTCCGGGTGGCCGTGCTGCTGGCCATCCTGCCGTTGCTGGCCGCGACCTACGTCGGGCGTAGCCGCTACAAACTGGCCTGCAACCGTTCGCTGGACCCGCACCGGGTTCCGGTCGGCGCCAACTCCCGGGTGGTGCTGCGTCTGCAGAACCTCTCCCGGCTGCCGACCGGCACCCTCCTCCTGGAGGACCGGCTGCCCTACGCGCTGGGCAGCCGGCCCCGAGTGGTGTTGGAGCGGCTCGGCGCGCACCAGGCCAGCTCCGTGGCGTACACCGTGCGGGCCGACGTGCGGGGCCGCTACGACGTGGGCCCGCTGGTGGTCCGGATGACCGACCCGTTCGGGCTCTGCGAGCTCACCCGGTCCTTCCCGAGCACCGACCACCTGACGGTCATCCCGCAGGTCACCCCGCTGCCGTCGGTCCGGCTCCCCGGGGAGTACGCGGGCAGCGGCGACAGCCGGGCCCGCTCGGTGGCGGTACACGGCGAGGACGACGCGGCGACCCGGGAGTACCGGCGCGGCGACGACCTGCGCCGGGTGCACTGGAAGTCGACCGCGCGGACCGGCGAGCTGATGGTGCGCCGCGAGGAGCAGCCGTGGGAGAGCCGGGCCACTGTCGTTCTGGACACCCGGGCGTACGGCCACCGCGGCGAGGGGCCGACGGCCAGTTTCGAGTGGTCCGTCTCCGCCGCCGCGAGCGTCGCCGTCCACCTACGACAGGCCGGCTACAAGTTGCGGCTGGTCACCGGCTCGGGCGTCGATGTGGACGCGTCGGAGGCCGGCGGTGACGGCGCGCTGCTCGACCACCTCGCGGAGGTCCGCCTCGATCAGCGCGCCGAGGTGACCGGCCTCGTGCAGCGGGTCCGCCAGCGCGCCGACGGCGGGTTGATCATCGGGCTGTTCGGCACGGTGAGCGTGGCCGAGGCCGAGCTGCTGGCCGGGCTGCGGGGCAACGGCGCCACCTGCATCGGGTTCCTGCTGAACAGCTCCACCTGGCTCAGCCTGCCGGAGAAGGCGCGGGCCGAGGCCGAGCACGCGCACGGCGCCGCCGTCCTGGCCATGCTGCAGAGCGGCTGGCGCGTGGTCGGCGTCGACCACGGCGCCCGGCTGCCGGCGCTGTGGCCGCAGGCCGGCCGGGGCTCCCAGGGTTTCGCCCTGCGCGCCGCGCTGGCCGAGACGGTCGCGGGCGGCGTGCGATGAACGGGAGGTTCGCCTCATGATCGCCAGTCGGAACATCGGCGTGGTGGCGGCCGCGGCCACGGTGTTGGCCGCCGCGCCGCTGTCGGCCATCTTCCAGAGCTGGACGTGGTTGATCGAGTCCGTCATCGCGGTCGCCGTGGTCGCCGGGGTGGCCGCGTTGACCAGGCTCGCCCGGGCACCCCTGTGGGGTCAGGTGCTGGGCATGCTGGCCGGCCTCATCCTCGCCCTGACCTGGTTGTTCCCCAGCGGCGAGGAGCTGGTCGGCGTCCTGC encodes:
- the leuS gene encoding leucine--tRNA ligase, coding for MSEAAAPAGDIPPFRYTAALADEIEIRWQDTWAREGTFHAPNPTGPLADPTHPRAGAEKLYVLDMFPYPSGAGLHVGHPLGYIGTDCYARYQRMAGRNVLHAMGFDAFGLPAEQYAVQTGTHPRTTTVANIERYKAQLRRLGLAHDERRSVATIDTDFYRWTQWIFLQIFNSWYDRDAGRARPIAELIAEFEGGNRPTPDGRAWAELSVAERRQVVDDHRLAYVSQAPVNWCPGLGTVLANEEVTADGRSERGNFPVFKRNLKQWMMRITAYGDRLLDDLDSLDWPEPIKLMQRNWIGRSTGAHIDFPTATDPVRVFTTRPDTVFGATYMVLAPEHELVDALAPAAWPDGTRDSWTGGHASPREAVEAYRKAAAAKTDVERQSDTKEKTGVFIGAYATNPVTGGQIPIFIADYVLAGYGTGAIMAVPAQDERDWAFAEVFELPIVRTVQPAEGFDGKAYTGDGPAVNSAAPERGLDLNGLGVADAKAAIITWLEANGHGTGAVTYRLRDWLFSRQRYWGEPFPIVYDETGAAIALPEEMLPVELPEVDDFSPKTFDADDANSNPETPLSRRRDWVEVELDLGDGPKRYTRETNVMPQWAGSCWYELRYLDPTNSERFVDTENERYWMGPRGDGDCGGTDLYVGGAEHAVLHLLYARFWHKVLFDLGHVSSFEPFRKLFNQGMIQAYAYTDSRGSYVQAEEVMERDGAYYLGDLAVNREYGKMGKSLKNVVTPDDMCAAYGADTFRVYEMSMGPLEVSRPWETRAVVGSYRFLQRVWRAVVDEQTGALRVTEDPADEATRRLLHKVIDGVRGDMDGIRFNTAIAKLIELTNGLTQLSATPREVAEPLVLMVAPFAPHLAEELWRKLGHDTSLTYADFPTADPALLVADTVTYPVQVNGKVRGRIEVPADAAEETVRAAALDAVAATLAGKEPRKVIVVKGRMVSVVA
- a CDS encoding AAA family ATPase; the encoded protein is MTQQTWDEVGGLLPHDEFRAASEAIVANIEQVIEGKTATVRLALAVLLAEGHLLIEDVPGVGKTKLAKALARSIDCTVRRIQFTPDLLPSDVTGVSVYNQETHDFEFRPGAVFANLVVGDEINRASPKTQSALLECMEERQVTVDGVTYQLQTPFMVIATQNPIEMEGTYPLPEAQRDRFTARIAMGYPDSGAELAMLDGHGGTDPLNELRPVSDAAIVRQLIATVRQVHVADAVKQYAIDLVTATREAPDLRLGASPRATLQLLRTARAVAALEGRDYVLPDDLQALAVPVLAHRIIPTADAQLARRTTDAIVSELVHRLPLPHDRQRNPYDTRPASGNGRAPYEPRRP
- a CDS encoding DUF58 domain-containing protein yields the protein MRAGLRGLTTRGRSFLAAAVAAAISAGILGEKDLLRVAVLLAILPLLAATYVGRSRYKLACNRSLDPHRVPVGANSRVVLRLQNLSRLPTGTLLLEDRLPYALGSRPRVVLERLGAHQASSVAYTVRADVRGRYDVGPLVVRMTDPFGLCELTRSFPSTDHLTVIPQVTPLPSVRLPGEYAGSGDSRARSVAVHGEDDAATREYRRGDDLRRVHWKSTARTGELMVRREEQPWESRATVVLDTRAYGHRGEGPTASFEWSVSAAASVAVHLRQAGYKLRLVTGSGVDVDASEAGGDGALLDHLAEVRLDQRAEVTGLVQRVRQRADGGLIIGLFGTVSVAEAELLAGLRGNGATCIGFLLNSSTWLSLPEKARAEAEHAHGAAVLAMLQSGWRVVGVDHGARLPALWPQAGRGSQGFALRAALAETVAGGVR